One segment of Primulina tabacum isolate GXHZ01 chromosome 14, ASM2559414v2, whole genome shotgun sequence DNA contains the following:
- the LOC142525009 gene encoding PTI1-like tyrosine-protein kinase At3g15890 codes for MKIFSKCLFCFSERQPQISSSNNRDYPWEIYTLKELIHATNHFHNDNKIGEGGFGSVYWGRTSKGVEIAVKRLKSMTAKAEMEFAVEVEILGRVRHKNLLALRGFYAGGDERLIVYDYMSNHSLITHLHGQLAAECLLDWPRRMRIAIGSAEGLAYLHHEASPHIIHRDIKASNILLDTEFQAKVADFGFAKLVPEGVTHLTTRVKGTLGYLAPEYAMWGKVSESCDVYSFGILLLELISAQKPLQKLAGGVKREIRQWVAPYVRKGDFDHIADPRLRGKYDQEQLKRVTMVAMRCTEKDPESRPSMLEVVRWLKGRVGSRNKEIRIAKDDSTDHKYDEEAEEEEEDDETDFEVLGKEKFRT; via the exons ATGAAAATCTTCTCGAAATGTCTCTTTTGCTTCTCTGAAAGACAACCCCAGATAAG tTCAAGCAATAACAGAGACTATCCGTGGGAGATTTACACCCTGAAAGAGCTCATCCATGCAACAAACCACTTTCACAACGATAATAAGATCGGTGAAGGTGGGTTCGGAAGTGTTTACTGGGGTCGAACAAGTAAAGGAGTCGAG ATAGCAGTGAAAAGGCTAAAATCCATGACTGCGAAAGCCGAGATGGAATTCGCAGTTGAAGTGGAGATTCTTGGTCGGGTTAGGCACAAGAATTTGCTGGCGTTACGAGGATTTTATGCTGGTGGAGATGAAAGGTTAATTGTCTACGATTACATGAGTAATCATAGCTTAATCACGCATTTACATGGACAGCTTGCGGCGGAATGTTTACTGGATTGGCCGAGAAGAATGAGGATTGCAATCGGATCAGCAGAAGGATTGGC TTACTTGCACCATGAAGCAAGCCCTCACATAATACACAGAGACATCAAGGCCAGCAACATCCTCTTGGATACAGAATTCCAGGCCAAAGTAGCCGATTTCGGGTTCGCAAAACTTGTACCTGAAGGAGTCACACATTTAACGACAAGAGTGAAAGGAACCCTAGGTTATCTAGCCCCTGAATACGCCATGTGGGGCAAAGTTTCGGAAAGTTGCGATGTTTACAGTTTTGGGATTCTTCTTCTCGAGTTAATCAGTGCTCAAAAGCCACTGCAAAAGCTTGCTGGAGGCGTTAAACGAGAAATCCGGCAATGGGTCGCTCCATATGTCCGTAAAGGTGATTTTGACCACATTGCAGACCCAAGATTGAGAGGCAAATATGATCAGGAGCAGCTGAAAAGAGTCACTATGGTCGCAATGAGATGTACTGAAAAAGACCCGGAGAGTAGGCCGAGCATGTTGGAGGTGGTGAGATGGTTAAAGGGTAGGGTTGGGAGTAGGAATAAGGAGATTCGTATTGCGAAAGACGATTCGACTGATCACAAGTACGATGAAGAGGCCGAGGAGGAAGAAGAAGACGATGAAACAGATTTTGAGGTTTTAGGGAAGGAAAAATTCAGGACATGA